In one Niallia taxi genomic region, the following are encoded:
- a CDS encoding ATP-dependent 6-phosphofructokinase, which yields MKKLAVITSGGDAPGMNAALFGVVKAAARHDMEVYGCVNGYIGIIKEEFMLLTEAELFKVIDVGGTILGTQRFPEFAEKEIQIKAVDILKKHEIEGLAVIGGDGSYHGARALSQLGFPVAAIPGTIDNDIALTDITLGFHTAVENAVDAIDKIKTSAASHKHIFGIEVMGRQASDIAIWAGLATAADGIIGTNNDWNLEKVLEGIKMSAGKSQIYILAEGAISAEQFKAEIESHSEYKVHPLVLGHIQRGGKPSVTDRIMGIKFGEQSVKTLLEGRTGVCLAVQNNQIVELELDKVLKTSNNEPFLPY from the coding sequence ATGAAGAAGCTCGCAGTCATTACGAGCGGTGGTGACGCACCGGGAATGAATGCTGCCCTTTTTGGAGTCGTGAAGGCAGCAGCCAGACATGATATGGAGGTTTACGGTTGTGTAAATGGCTATATTGGCATTATTAAAGAAGAATTTATGCTGTTAACAGAAGCAGAGCTATTTAAGGTCATTGATGTTGGCGGAACCATTCTCGGCACCCAACGATTTCCCGAATTTGCAGAAAAGGAAATCCAGATAAAAGCAGTAGATATCTTAAAGAAGCATGAAATAGAGGGCTTAGCTGTAATCGGCGGGGACGGCAGTTATCACGGAGCAAGAGCTTTATCGCAATTAGGCTTTCCTGTTGCCGCCATTCCTGGCACGATAGATAATGATATCGCCTTGACTGATATCACACTCGGCTTTCACACAGCCGTAGAAAATGCAGTGGATGCCATTGATAAAATAAAAACATCAGCAGCAAGCCATAAACATATTTTCGGGATAGAAGTGATGGGGCGGCAAGCCTCTGATATTGCGATCTGGGCAGGACTGGCAACAGCCGCTGACGGCATTATCGGAACGAACAACGACTGGAATTTAGAGAAAGTGCTAGAGGGAATAAAAATGTCTGCTGGAAAAAGCCAAATATATATATTAGCAGAGGGAGCCATTAGCGCGGAGCAATTTAAAGCCGAAATTGAAAGTCACTCTGAATATAAAGTCCACCCATTAGTACTTGGTCATATTCAACGAGGCGGCAAACCATCTGTTACAGACCGGATTATGGGCATAAAATTTGGAGAGCAAAGTGTAAAAACTCTGCTTGAGGGCAGGACGGGTGTTTGCCTTGCTGTTCAAAACAATCAGATTGTGGAGTTAGAATTGGATAAGGTGCTTAAAACTTCTAATAACGAACCGTTTCTTCCTTATTAA
- a CDS encoding ATP-binding cassette domain-containing protein, whose amino-acid sequence MAETILKATNITKLYGKHKALDKVSIEIKRGMIYGLIGENGAGKSTFMRIIMGLITINEGDMELFGETGMKGLQLARRKMGQSIETPALYPELTARDNLKVQAANGGVSEREVEDLLRLMNLSHTGKKKAKNFSLGMRQRLAIASTLITNPEFLILDEPTNGLDPSGIVEMREIIQRLVTERGITVLLSSHLLDELSQIATHYGILHDGKLISEFSREELAAKTRQYIELETTEVQKAVVVLDELGINDYAVINGTEISIYEQLEAVARINRSLVLADINVLRIGVTRQKLEDYFLQLTGGATNA is encoded by the coding sequence ATGGCAGAAACAATTCTTAAAGCCACGAATATTACAAAATTATATGGCAAGCATAAAGCGCTTGATAAGGTTTCGATTGAAATTAAACGAGGAATGATTTACGGGTTGATTGGGGAGAACGGTGCCGGCAAATCAACCTTTATGCGGATTATTATGGGGCTAATTACAATTAATGAGGGCGACATGGAGCTGTTTGGTGAAACTGGGATGAAGGGCTTGCAGCTTGCGAGGCGGAAAATGGGACAATCCATTGAAACGCCTGCACTTTACCCAGAATTAACGGCTCGTGATAATTTGAAGGTACAAGCGGCAAATGGTGGTGTCAGTGAACGGGAGGTCGAGGACTTATTAAGACTAATGAACCTAAGTCATACTGGCAAAAAGAAGGCGAAGAATTTTTCGTTAGGAATGCGGCAGCGGTTAGCTATTGCGTCTACACTTATAACAAATCCAGAATTTCTTATTTTAGATGAGCCAACAAACGGACTTGATCCGTCGGGTATAGTGGAAATGCGTGAAATTATTCAGCGTTTAGTGACAGAACGGGGCATTACTGTGTTACTTTCAAGTCACTTGCTTGATGAACTCTCCCAAATCGCAACACATTATGGTATTTTGCATGACGGCAAGCTCATCAGTGAGTTTTCCCGTGAGGAGCTAGCAGCGAAAACCCGCCAATACATTGAGCTAGAAACAACAGAGGTTCAAAAGGCAGTTGTCGTATTAGATGAATTAGGAATAAATGATTATGCAGTCATTAATGGAACAGAAATTAGCATTTATGAACAATTAGAGGCTGTTGCGCGCATTAACCGGTCATTAGTATTAGCGGATATTAATGTTTTGCGCATTGGTGTGACTAGACAAAAACTCGAAGATTATTTCTTGCAATTAACAGGAGGTGCCACGAATGCTTAA
- a CDS encoding ABC transporter permease, with translation MLNLLTAERIKLLHSKKLWVVLAIFTALPILQVINTNWNVSNGAKLVQAIDTVVNGATSILMMEKNALTILLIISAFISFFIGEEFQNGTVRNALSLGRSRIHYYLSKLIIAAVLSLIGVITMTGLGMAGFSTVFGFGEIAHISDYTSFAIKSFSTLYLLILANVSIYILITFLTKSTGISLIWSFLYTMGTGFGAGIFQQTEHFKELTFWFTESFLFYSDFAAPIDILKYPNMVLVSVITIVVSSTVGILLFKRTDIK, from the coding sequence ATGCTTAATCTTTTAACAGCGGAAAGAATCAAGCTGCTTCACAGTAAAAAGTTATGGGTGGTTTTAGCTATTTTCACGGCACTTCCAATCCTGCAAGTTATAAATACGAATTGGAATGTTAGTAATGGGGCGAAGCTTGTTCAAGCTATTGATACAGTCGTTAATGGAGCAACAAGCATTTTGATGATGGAGAAAAATGCCTTGACGATTTTACTCATCATCAGCGCCTTTATTAGCTTTTTTATTGGCGAAGAATTCCAAAATGGAACGGTTCGCAACGCCTTATCATTAGGCCGCAGCCGCATACATTATTATCTGTCAAAATTGATTATTGCCGCAGTTCTTTCACTTATTGGTGTGATCACCATGACAGGGCTCGGTATGGCAGGCTTCTCTACTGTTTTTGGCTTTGGGGAAATTGCGCATATCAGTGATTACACTTCGTTTGCGATTAAATCATTTAGTACATTATATCTGCTCATATTGGCGAACGTTTCTATCTATATTTTAATTACCTTTTTAACAAAAAGTACTGGAATTTCTCTTATTTGGAGCTTTCTTTATACGATGGGAACAGGCTTTGGCGCAGGCATTTTTCAGCAAACCGAGCATTTTAAGGAGCTTACCTTTTGGTTCACAGAATCATTCTTGTTTTATTCTGATTTTGCCGCACCAATCGATATCTTAAAATATCCTAATATGGTATTAGTAAGTGTAATTACAATCGTGGTATCATCAACGGTAGGAATCCTTCTGTTTAAACGAACAGACATAAAGTAG
- a CDS encoding response regulator transcription factor, protein MAAILIIEDDMAIHSLIKEALALHKLETLSAYSGTEGKLLFEQKKIDLVLLDLMLPGMNGQEFLQEIRQSSMVPVIVISAINEQHTKLDLLTSGADDYITKPFDIKELLARIHIQLRHVAKDSVSTRKDIYYGDITMNLDNREVMIKEQAIHLTGREYAILLLFLENPQKVFSRANIYESVWNEPFFDSDKTINMHISNLRNKLNRDGTNYIKTVWGIGFKFD, encoded by the coding sequence ATGGCAGCGATTTTAATTATCGAAGACGATATGGCAATTCATTCACTTATAAAAGAAGCATTAGCTTTGCATAAGCTTGAAACACTCAGTGCCTATTCTGGTACAGAGGGGAAATTACTTTTTGAACAAAAGAAAATAGATCTAGTACTGCTTGACTTAATGCTTCCAGGGATGAACGGACAAGAATTTCTGCAAGAAATCCGCCAAAGCTCAATGGTTCCTGTCATTGTCATCTCGGCTATAAATGAGCAGCATACAAAATTAGATTTATTAACAAGCGGGGCAGATGATTATATTACAAAGCCTTTTGACATAAAGGAGCTGCTTGCGCGAATTCATATTCAGTTGCGACATGTGGCAAAGGATTCTGTCAGCACTAGGAAGGACATTTATTACGGGGATATCACCATGAATTTGGACAATCGTGAAGTGATGATAAAGGAGCAAGCCATTCATCTCACAGGGCGGGAATATGCAATCCTGCTGCTGTTTTTAGAAAATCCGCAGAAAGTATTCAGCCGTGCCAATATATACGAAAGTGTGTGGAATGAACCGTTTTTTGACAGTGATAAAACGATTAATATGCATATCAGCAACTTGCGCAATAAGCTAAATAGAGATGGTACAAATTATATTAAGACAGTATGGGGCATTGGCTTCAAATTTGATTAA
- a CDS encoding sensor histidine kinase: MWEWILVFLVLALILYLYFLKRELRKLKSSVKGLSTRAKFGSRLFLDFRDKTLLNLVDELNQMITEFEGNNHQAKQMEENVKLTIAGLSHDLRTPLTSIHGYVQLLNTTEDEAKRAHYLTVIEQSVRSLMEMTDNFYDLARVETNQKKVNLASISLSSLVEEVFLSFYEQFEENKIDLQFPEQIIDSQIIADRLLLIRVFQNIVQNILRYANSNALISYEDDSSYVIFTVKNDIKHESKVAIEKVFTLFYTEITSRTNTETSGLGLYLSKKLVEKMNGKMQAELEGNWFVLKIYLPKIQLQ; encoded by the coding sequence ATGTGGGAATGGATATTAGTATTCCTTGTGTTAGCACTTATCCTCTATCTTTATTTCTTGAAGCGAGAGCTGCGAAAACTGAAAAGTAGTGTTAAAGGACTTTCTACTCGCGCTAAGTTTGGCAGCAGATTATTTCTTGATTTTCGTGACAAAACATTGCTGAATTTAGTGGATGAGTTAAATCAGATGATTACGGAGTTTGAGGGGAATAATCACCAAGCAAAACAAATGGAAGAGAATGTGAAGCTGACAATTGCCGGACTATCTCATGATTTGCGAACACCGCTCACATCCATTCATGGCTATGTCCAACTCTTAAACACAACAGAGGATGAAGCGAAGCGGGCCCATTATTTAACTGTTATTGAGCAATCTGTCAGAAGCCTGATGGAAATGACCGATAATTTCTATGATTTAGCTCGTGTGGAAACAAATCAGAAGAAAGTAAACTTAGCTTCGATTTCCCTTAGTAGCCTGGTGGAAGAAGTTTTCCTGTCCTTTTACGAGCAATTCGAGGAAAACAAAATTGACCTGCAATTTCCTGAACAAATAATAGACAGCCAAATTATTGCAGATCGCCTGCTGCTTATCCGTGTATTCCAGAATATCGTTCAAAATATTCTTCGCTATGCAAACAGCAATGCGCTTATCAGCTATGAGGATGACAGCAGCTATGTTATTTTTACGGTGAAAAATGATATTAAACACGAAAGTAAAGTGGCAATAGAAAAGGTTTTTACCCTTTTTTATACAGAAATCACCAGCAGAACGAACACAGAAACAAGCGGATTAGGATTATATCTTTCCAAAAAGCTAGTAGAAAAGATGAACGGGAAAATGCAGGCAGAGCTTGAGGGAAATTGGTTTGTCCTAAAAATTTATCTCCCTAAAATACAGTTGCAGTAA
- a CDS encoding PadR family transcriptional regulator translates to MEINKEVLKGHIDTLILSLLNNRDMYGYEIAKIVRETSKEQFELKEGTLYLSLKRLAKQEWITSYWGDEQGPGGRRKYYKITPLGEEGYAEKRLEWQLVKRIMDAFLEGEEI, encoded by the coding sequence ATGGAAATTAATAAAGAAGTTCTTAAAGGCCATATAGATACATTAATCCTCTCACTACTTAATAATCGAGATATGTATGGATATGAAATAGCAAAGATCGTAAGAGAAACAAGTAAGGAACAATTTGAACTAAAGGAAGGGACTCTTTACCTTTCTTTAAAAAGATTAGCAAAACAGGAATGGATCACTTCTTATTGGGGTGATGAGCAAGGGCCTGGGGGTAGACGGAAATATTATAAGATTACTCCTTTAGGCGAGGAAGGCTATGCAGAAAAACGATTAGAGTGGCAGCTTGTTAAAAGAATCATGGATGCATTTTTGGAAGGAGAAGAAATATGA
- a CDS encoding permease prefix domain 1-containing protein — protein MKQIEAFVNEAYHSVGGNKQEIAEIKAEMKNHLLEAVYELKEEGKSEEEAIEIAITRFGGEKEMRSIVRQLFQAQKTFAKWVLWLAVIVLFTSLALFEASKLYQQKNDIQNTNAATNMYTILQKDQNISEATKQKIVALVQSTDHIAQVKIYNVHDLEAESGSPSIWANGKEADPNYKIERHVWAPQWLMNDNYMYVTSDWYIKMETIHMEGFIHIALFAGLAVYIVLFTIWAIVNAYHHRRLHIGWVIAFALFNVIGYLAYVLASKAYHQKLAENSPT, from the coding sequence ATGAAACAAATTGAAGCTTTCGTTAATGAAGCCTATCACAGTGTTGGTGGGAATAAACAAGAGATAGCAGAAATAAAGGCAGAAATGAAAAATCACTTACTAGAGGCTGTTTATGAATTGAAAGAGGAAGGCAAAAGTGAGGAGGAAGCAATCGAGATAGCTATTACCCGTTTTGGCGGCGAAAAGGAAATGCGTTCCATTGTGAGACAGCTATTTCAGGCACAAAAAACATTTGCAAAATGGGTGCTTTGGCTAGCCGTAATTGTCCTTTTTACTAGTTTAGCTTTATTTGAAGCTAGCAAGCTTTATCAACAAAAAAACGATATCCAAAATACTAATGCAGCCACAAATATGTATACGATTTTACAAAAGGATCAAAACATCTCTGAAGCTACAAAACAGAAAATCGTCGCACTTGTTCAAAGCACAGACCATATTGCACAAGTGAAAATCTATAATGTTCATGATTTAGAAGCGGAATCTGGTTCCCCATCCATATGGGCAAATGGAAAAGAAGCTGATCCAAACTATAAAATAGAAAGACATGTTTGGGCTCCCCAATGGTTAATGAATGACAATTATATGTATGTGACGTCAGATTGGTACATAAAAATGGAAACGATCCATATGGAAGGCTTTATTCATATTGCGTTATTTGCTGGATTAGCAGTTTATATTGTTCTATTCACCATCTGGGCAATTGTTAATGCATATCATCATAGAAGACTACATATCGGTTGGGTAATAGCATTTGCTTTATTTAATGTTATTGGTTATTTAGCATATGTCTTAGCAAGTAAAGCATATCACCAAAAATTAGCAGAAAACTCTCCGACATAA
- a CDS encoding DUF3949 domain-containing protein gives MYSTIFITVISLYILLSIVILPLQYRFLVALKQEEAKFKAKGKTQGDMYDEMNAGEQALHNNIQGSAFFFLANIMASIVYKLKHPKTSV, from the coding sequence ATGTATTCTACCATTTTCATAACGGTGATTAGCCTTTATATATTGCTTTCTATTGTAATCCTTCCATTGCAATACCGCTTTTTAGTTGCATTGAAGCAAGAAGAAGCCAAATTCAAAGCAAAAGGCAAAACACAGGGAGATATGTATGACGAAATGAATGCAGGAGAACAAGCGCTGCACAACAATATCCAAGGAAGTGCGTTTTTTTTCCTTGCTAATATAATGGCATCCATCGTTTACAAGCTAAAGCACCCAAAAACAAGCGTATAA
- a CDS encoding Na+/H+ antiporter, whose protein sequence is MDLLITIILLLLSLLISNIISHYIPSIPTALTQIAFGMLLAFVFEDISFEIDTEWFLLLFVAPLLYNDGRYFPREELWKMRAPIFGNAIVLVILTAIGGGYFINWMIPAVPLAAAFALAAILSPTDPVAVNGIAKRIHIPAGVLHLVRGESLINDASGLVAFNYAVAAVVTGYFSLSEASLDFVYKFILGALLGAVLALLITWARFILRKQGINDVTFHTLLHIITPFIIFIVTEDLLHASGVIAVVVGGIVHSLVRERREFASAEEQVLTENIWSLILFILNGVVFLLLGLNIPSSMRDTVSDPSIGNWLVIGYVLAIGVIILGIRFVWSYVFAHFEYRYLPGGAKPNLKNALFVSLTGVRGAVTMAGILSIPYFLDSGDAFPARSLLLFLAAGVILFTLIVATVFLPMLSKGEEAENAEGDRDLAPFKQRLLYKAVDQIRQQMQDENKTAAYELIGEYRRRIHDLGKAKNGKMKALDVEMDVRTEIRIKAVKAERRYIQGLMDENKIDDKLFHTFEQSLEYREEALAGSLQSGTLYLVGKMFRRWRKLRKFSRKEKELVIAKIGKGKDVQIQAMKAAIEFLENYAIEVEELRGPIQAVILDYKMIIERLSTSAVKYDEKQEEQKEELRIKVLDVERSEIQSMYESGEINREEVKELRRFINYVESAALYEYTE, encoded by the coding sequence ATGGATTTACTGATCACGATTATTTTGCTGTTATTATCCTTGTTAATATCAAATATTATTAGTCATTACATACCCTCCATTCCAACGGCATTGACGCAAATTGCCTTTGGGATGCTGTTAGCCTTCGTTTTTGAAGACATCTCCTTTGAGATTGATACAGAATGGTTCCTTCTATTATTCGTAGCACCGCTTTTGTATAATGACGGACGCTACTTTCCACGAGAGGAGCTATGGAAGATGAGGGCGCCGATATTCGGAAACGCAATTGTTCTCGTTATTTTGACGGCAATTGGCGGCGGTTATTTCATCAACTGGATGATTCCAGCTGTGCCGCTGGCAGCGGCTTTCGCGCTGGCTGCGATTCTGTCACCGACAGATCCTGTTGCTGTTAACGGGATTGCAAAACGCATCCATATTCCTGCAGGTGTGCTTCATCTTGTCAGAGGGGAGTCACTCATCAATGATGCTTCTGGCTTAGTTGCTTTTAACTATGCTGTTGCTGCAGTAGTGACAGGATATTTTTCATTATCTGAGGCATCTCTTGATTTTGTGTACAAGTTTATATTGGGAGCATTGCTTGGTGCGGTATTGGCATTGCTGATAACTTGGGCGAGGTTTATTCTTCGCAAACAAGGTATCAATGATGTTACGTTCCACACCTTACTACATATTATTACTCCCTTCATTATTTTCATTGTGACAGAGGACCTGCTTCATGCTTCAGGGGTAATCGCTGTTGTTGTGGGCGGAATTGTTCATTCACTAGTTAGAGAAAGACGAGAATTTGCAAGTGCAGAGGAACAGGTGCTGACAGAAAATATTTGGTCCCTTATTCTTTTTATATTAAATGGGGTTGTGTTCCTACTGTTAGGGTTGAACATCCCATCATCAATGAGAGATACAGTCTCAGATCCGAGCATCGGTAACTGGCTTGTGATTGGTTATGTGCTTGCAATTGGTGTTATTATCCTCGGAATCCGCTTCGTGTGGTCCTATGTGTTTGCTCATTTCGAATATCGGTATTTGCCTGGCGGAGCTAAACCAAATTTAAAAAATGCCTTGTTTGTGTCGTTAACAGGTGTGCGCGGTGCTGTGACAATGGCGGGGATATTATCTATCCCTTACTTTTTAGACAGTGGCGACGCATTTCCGGCTAGGTCGCTGCTCCTGTTTTTAGCAGCAGGTGTCATTTTGTTCACCTTAATTGTGGCAACCGTTTTTCTGCCGATGTTAAGCAAGGGTGAGGAAGCGGAGAATGCAGAGGGAGACAGAGATTTGGCTCCATTTAAGCAGAGGCTGCTATATAAGGCGGTTGATCAAATCAGGCAGCAAATGCAGGATGAAAATAAAACAGCTGCCTACGAGCTTATTGGAGAATATCGACGCAGAATTCACGATCTAGGCAAAGCAAAGAACGGAAAGATGAAGGCACTCGATGTGGAAATGGATGTGAGAACAGAAATCCGCATAAAAGCAGTAAAGGCTGAAAGGCGCTATATACAAGGCTTAATGGATGAAAATAAAATAGACGACAAACTGTTTCATACATTTGAGCAATCTCTAGAATACAGGGAAGAAGCATTAGCAGGCAGCCTCCAGTCAGGAACGCTTTATCTTGTCGGCAAAATGTTCAGAAGGTGGAGAAAGCTGCGGAAGTTTTCCCGCAAGGAAAAGGAATTGGTTATTGCCAAAATAGGCAAAGGCAAGGATGTACAAATCCAGGCAATGAAGGCAGCAATTGAATTCCTTGAGAACTATGCTATTGAAGTGGAGGAGCTTCGAGGTCCAATTCAAGCGGTTATCCTCGATTACAAGATGATAATAGAAAGGCTGAGTACCTCTGCCGTTAAGTACGACGAGAAACAAGAGGAACAGAAAGAAGAGCTTCGTATAAAGGTGCTTGATGTGGAAAGATCAGAAATTCAGAGTATGTATGAAAGCGGCGAAATTAACAGAGAAGAGGTAAAAGAGCTCAGAAGATTTATCAATTACGTGGAAAGTGCGGCACTGTATGAATATACAGAATAA
- a CDS encoding BglG family transcription antiterminator: MLSGRQREILLLLSKHTEPLTAEWIAKELSVSDRTIRKELKTIQEDCENLGICINPMKGKGYCLQVLDANVFQQEIDPVQKASPQVGYDFSEQKGRVYFLLKRLLLQEGYVKLEQFEGEMYVSKSTIQKDLRFVREMLGKYKLSLVVKPHYGVYVAGSEYRKRLCFSNYRLLEEELPPQMTSSWQPDDNFAEQIKKIIISKVNVHNIEISDVALGNLTNHIVIACRRMEKGFAMENLEHPIGEEHPFEKKVAGEIIAEVEALAGFSFPSAELDYIIIHLMGTKLLHENALTEYREFDETREIIVCMLARLKAELAWDFTDDKEFSHALALHIRPALNRLRYEMNIRNPLVNEIKLKYPSAFEGAIIASKCLEERLSIKIEEDEIGYIALHIGVALERMKRKARRRKRIILVCASGVGSAKLLSYRLQELFNRELEIVECINYYRLADYDLSSIDLVISTIPIAERIIAPVQVVSNFLEAEDIKGIKKQLILADKENKDSYLAESHVFIHKRLDTKSAVIEFLSEMLYEQGLVSKEYANLVLEREAIAATSFGNLVAIPHPTSPDTTETFWTVCTLAKPINWNENQMVQVVCLLNISKDAKGDLEDMYEQLISIIEDKKVIQQVIKAKSKQEVIRLFQYDKVRS, translated from the coding sequence ATGCTGTCTGGTCGACAAAGGGAGATTCTACTGCTGCTGAGCAAGCATACAGAACCGTTGACTGCTGAATGGATTGCAAAGGAGCTGAGCGTGAGCGACAGGACGATTCGGAAGGAATTAAAAACCATCCAGGAGGACTGTGAGAACCTGGGAATCTGTATCAACCCAATGAAGGGGAAGGGATATTGCCTTCAAGTGCTGGATGCTAACGTTTTTCAGCAGGAAATCGATCCAGTTCAGAAGGCTTCCCCTCAAGTCGGATATGATTTTTCTGAGCAAAAGGGAAGAGTCTACTTTTTGTTAAAGCGGCTTTTATTACAGGAGGGGTATGTTAAGCTTGAGCAGTTTGAGGGAGAAATGTATGTTTCTAAATCAACCATTCAAAAGGACCTTCGTTTTGTCAGGGAAATGCTCGGGAAATATAAGCTGTCACTTGTCGTCAAGCCCCATTATGGTGTATATGTGGCAGGCAGTGAATACAGAAAGCGATTATGCTTTTCCAACTATCGGCTTTTAGAGGAGGAGCTCCCTCCTCAAATGACGAGTTCATGGCAGCCAGACGATAATTTTGCAGAACAAATTAAAAAAATTATTATCAGCAAAGTGAATGTCCACAATATCGAAATCTCTGATGTAGCCTTAGGGAATCTGACAAACCATATTGTCATTGCCTGCAGACGAATGGAAAAAGGGTTTGCCATGGAAAATCTCGAGCACCCGATTGGCGAGGAGCATCCATTTGAAAAAAAGGTAGCAGGCGAAATAATCGCAGAGGTGGAAGCATTGGCAGGATTTTCGTTTCCTAGTGCAGAGCTGGATTATATTATTATTCATTTGATGGGGACAAAGCTTTTACATGAAAATGCACTGACAGAATACAGGGAATTCGATGAGACGAGGGAAATAATTGTCTGTATGCTCGCAAGATTAAAGGCGGAGCTTGCTTGGGATTTTACGGACGATAAGGAGTTTTCTCATGCCCTTGCTCTTCATATCAGGCCAGCGCTTAACCGCTTGCGCTATGAAATGAATATTCGCAACCCATTGGTGAACGAAATCAAGCTGAAATACCCAAGTGCCTTTGAAGGGGCAATTATTGCAAGCAAATGTCTGGAAGAGCGGCTGTCTATCAAGATTGAGGAGGATGAAATCGGCTATATTGCTCTTCATATCGGTGTGGCTTTAGAGCGGATGAAGCGAAAGGCAAGAAGACGGAAACGGATCATCCTTGTATGCGCATCAGGAGTTGGCAGTGCAAAGCTATTATCCTACAGATTGCAAGAGCTATTTAACAGGGAGCTGGAAATTGTCGAATGCATTAATTACTATAGGCTGGCAGACTATGATTTGTCATCTATAGATTTAGTAATCAGCACAATTCCAATTGCGGAAAGAATAATCGCACCTGTTCAGGTTGTCAGCAATTTCCTTGAAGCAGAGGATATTAAAGGAATTAAGAAACAGCTTATCTTAGCTGACAAAGAGAATAAAGACAGCTATCTTGCCGAATCCCATGTATTTATCCACAAAAGGCTCGACACAAAATCGGCTGTTATTGAGTTTTTGAGTGAAATGCTATATGAACAGGGACTCGTCTCAAAGGAGTATGCAAATTTAGTGCTAGAGCGGGAAGCGATTGCTGCGACAAGCTTCGGTAATCTCGTCGCAATTCCCCACCCGACTTCACCAGATACAACAGAAACGTTTTGGACGGTATGCACATTAGCCAAACCGATTAACTGGAATGAAAATCAAATGGTTCAAGTCGTCTGCTTATTGAATATAAGTAAAGACGCAAAGGGAGATTTAGAGGATATGTATGAACAGCTCATCTCCATCATTGAGGATAAAAAGGTCATCCAGCAAGTAATTAAGGCGAAGTCGAAACAGGAAGTAATCCGCTTGTTTCAATATGATAAAGTACGAAGCTAA
- a CDS encoding PTS sugar transporter subunit IIB, whose amino-acid sequence MKTVMLVCAAGMSTSLLVTKMRRAALAKGLDINIFAVSATEIDDVLETRKVDCMLLGPQVKFRREEIAERLKGENILLDEIHIQHYGMMDGEKVLDQALGLVGS is encoded by the coding sequence GTGAAAACAGTCATGCTCGTTTGTGCAGCGGGAATGAGCACGAGCTTGCTTGTGACAAAAATGCGCAGAGCAGCCCTGGCAAAAGGCTTGGACATTAACATATTTGCAGTATCCGCAACAGAGATTGACGATGTTCTTGAGACAAGAAAGGTTGATTGCATGCTGCTCGGCCCGCAAGTGAAGTTCAGAAGGGAAGAGATAGCAGAAAGACTTAAGGGGGAGAATATTCTTCTTGATGAAATCCATATCCAGCATTACGGGATGATGGACGGAGAAAAGGTGCTAGATCAAGCACTAGGTCTTGTAGGAAGCTGA